CCGAGAGGTCCCCCCACACCCAGTTGTCTGCATCGACGAGTTCCGGTGCGTTCTGCTGGGCGAACTCGGAGACCGACGGGCCGTCGTAACCCGCGTTCCCGTCGGTCTTTAGCCCGAGGAAGGTCACGTCTTGTAACTTGTCCTTGTTCGCCTGGAGTGCTCGTGCGCCCTCTTTACACGACGGACACCACGTGGCGAAGACCCAGAACATCACTTTCTGGCCCCGGTAGTCGGCCAGTTGTTTCTCCTCGCCGTCGACGGTGGTGAACGTGGCAGGGGCCGCGGTCGCCCCGGGACTCGTCCCCCCACGCTCCCGCGATACAGAACTGGCAGACGATCCGAGCAAGCTATCTGCAGCGACGCCGCCGAGTCCGGCGGTGGCGATGGCCCCACCGGCGAGGAGTTTCCGCCGGCTAAGTCTAGTATTCGTTACAGCATCGATGGGACCCTGGTGGGCCAGCCGGTTCCCGAACGTGAGCGGGCCGACCGCCTCCTCGAGCCGGTCACGGGTCTCCCGGGACAATGCCTCGGCGTGAACGGCCAGCTGGTGGGTGAACAATGCGTTCTGGGTGTCGAAGTCCGCACCACAGACGTGGCATGCCCCGTGTGCGTTCCACGTGTGGTCGTGGACGGCCGTCTCGCTCGCAAATCGCTGGTCGCAGACCGGACAGACGGTCCCGTCACCGACCTTGGATTCGGCCCGCTTGCGGTCTTCCGCCGTGAGGTCGTCCTCATGGGCCTCCAACCAATGGGTATACAGCACCGCTCGGTCCTCGAATGAGGCCCCGCAGTGGTGGCAGACGCCGTGAACGTCCCACGCGTGGTCACGGGTACTGGTTTCTCTCGGGAAGCTCTCTCCGCAGACCGGACAGTTGTTCCTTCCCGTCATCCGTGGTATCCCCGTCGGCGAACAATGACTCCGATGACGAGCAGTGGCAACGCTGTCGCGAACACAGTCGCGAGGATGCCACCCAACCCACCGGAAGTACCCCTCGCAGCCGTCGCGCCAGCAGCTGTCCCGCCAGCGACGGCGGCACCACCGGCGAGGGTCGCAAGGCCGATACAACAGAGGCTTATCGCACCGGCGACTCCGAGGAGGCCCCAGGCGGAGCCGTCACCCGAGGGTGCCATGGCTCACCCCCTCTATCCGATGGTAGCTGATCGCCAGCAGTCCCGCGAGCATTCCACCGAGACCGACGGCGAGGAGATACGTCAGCCCGGTCGAGAGGCCGACTGCAGCCGCGATGCCACCGAGTATCACTGCTCCGCCGAGTAACTCGATGGCGAGACAACAGACAACGGCGCCTCCGACCCCCGCGTACGGCAGCCACGACCATTTACTCGTCATGGTCATCTGAATCGGTAACGATCTCGCAACCGATGACGCTCTCGATGTTCTGGCGGATGCAGTCGTCGGCGAGCGAGAGCATTTCGACGGCCTCTGGGCGACTGACTTCGTAGTACTTCTTCCGGCCGTCCTTCTCGGCGTCGACGAGTTGGCAATTCTTGAGACACTGAAGGTGGTGTGAGACCAGATTCGTCTTTAGATCCGTTTGATCACAGATCTCAGTCACGTTCAACGGCTCGTCGCTCTCGATCAGCTTCTGGAAAATCCGTAATCGAGTTGGGTCGCTCAACGCTCCGAAGATATTTGCCCGTGCGTCGTTCACGTCTGCATTCGATTGGAGGAGCTGAACACTCATTACAATACTCACTGGACTATTGCCATATAGGCTTTTGGAGTTATACTGCATTAAGGGAGGGCCTCTTCTACGATCCTCCGCAATCCCTATATAACGTAATACTCTAACGAGCATTAGAATGGATGGAACAGGCGAATATGATCTCGTGATTCTCGGTGGCGGCGCAGCAGCGTTCGCCGCTATCACCGAAGCGAGTAGTCGTGGGCTTTCAACGGCGATGGTCAATACTGGACTGCCTATTGGCGGAACCTGTGTCAACGTCGGCTGTGTCCCCAGCAAGCATCTACTGGCCGTCGGCGAGAGCGCCTTCGCTTCTCGGGACAACCCGTTCGACGCCGTCCAGTACAGCAAAGACGAGCCGACCGTCGACTGGGGAGCCGCGCTGGACGGCACCGACAACCTTGTCGAGCAATTCCGGCAGACGAACTACGTTGACGTCGCCGAGCATTACGATACAGACATCTACGAGGGATACGGCAAGCTGGTCGATGATACAACCATCGAGGTAGTCGACGGTGCGGACGAGGGTGCGCGCATCACCGGGGAGAAAGCGCTCGTTGCCACCGGGAGCGCACCGTGGGCGCCACCCATCGACGGCCTCGACGATGTCGACTACTACACGAGCGAGACCATCCTCGACGAGCGTGATCTCCCCGAGAGCATCGTCATCATCGGTGGCGGATATATCGCGCTCGAATGGGGCCAGATCCTTCACCGCGTCGGCGTCGACGTGACCATCCTCCAGCGCTCCGAGCGCGTGCTCTCGGCCATGGAGGGGCAGCTCGGCCGTGAGATGCAGCGGGCATTCGAGGAAGAAGGGATCAACGTCGTGACCGATAATGACGTCCGGCAGGTTCACTCGCCAGTCGCAGACGGCGGCGCTGAGGCCGTCCAAGAGAGGATCGCTGTTGAAACCGAAGTCGACGGTGACGAACATACCTTTAGAGCGGAGGGCCTGTTCGTCGCGACCGGCGTCCAGCCCAACAGCGAAAACATCGGGCTGGAAGCGGTCGGGGTTGAGACCGACGCTGACGGAACAATCCGCGTCGACGAGTACTTCCAGACGACCAACCCGGATATCTATGCCGCGGGCGACGTCATCGGCGAACCCGAACTGGAGACCGTCGCCGCCAAAGAAGGCAACCACGGCGTCAAGAATGCCTTCGGCAGCGTGGAGCGAAGCTCCGCGGGCCATTCGAGCGGGCAGAGCCCGCGAGAAGACGACGAAGGCGTCACCATCGACTACGATGCAGTTCCGGCGGTCGTGTTCACGAGCCCTGAGGTCGCTTCAGTGGGGATCACCGAACTGGAGTACATGGACGAGCACGGGACGTGTTCGTGTCGCACCGTCCAGATGGAGGACATCCCGCGGGCGAAGGCCGTCGAGAACACTGACGGGCTCGTCCAAATCGTCAAACACCACGAAACCGACGAGATCGTCGGCGTCCACATGGTCGCTCCCCGCGCCGCAGACATGATCATGGAGGCGACGCTCGCCGTGAAATTCGGGCTCACCGTCGACGACATCATCGACACCATTCACCCGTTCCCGACGTTCAGCGAAGCGTTCAAACACGCTTGCCAGGCGTTCCGACGGGATACCTCGACGATGAGCTGCTGTGTGGAGTAACTGGGCTCTATCGAAACCCTCAGATATTGGTAGTTTTGGGCTAGCGTTTTGTCTATCCTGGAAGTCAGTGCAGAGGAGAAATCAGTAGTCCTACTCGGTTTTGCAGGGATTTGGAGCCTCCTATGAAGTCCCCCAGCTAGCTGGGAGCAAGCAACACCGCTCGCTAGCCCATCTCTTACCTTGCAATGGGAACTGAACCCCAGACCGACGACCGTATCGACCTGCCGCCCGACTTCGCGGATCACCTCGCGGCGGTGGGCAATTTCGAGACGCCTCCGGAAACGATGGACGACTACTGGGCCAGGTTCGCCGAGCAGCTTGCGGCGAGCGACCAGACCATCGAGCCGGAAGATCTGTACACGGAGAACCCGACCCGTCACGAAGTCCGCGTAAACGACCATATCCGGTACTCGCCGTGCATCTTAGATGCGCTCGGGGCCGCGGTGATGGAGGACCAGGACCCGGTGACCGTCCGCTCGGTTGACCCTGTGACCGGGACGCCGGTCACGTTCACCGTCGACGACGGGACCGTGGACGTCACCCCTGAAGAGGCCGTGATCACATTCGGGATCGCTGCGACCATCCCTGAACTCGAAGACAGCGATGAAACCATCTTCAGCTGGATGCTGCAAGCCGAGACGCCCAGTCTTACGAACACGTTCTGCCAATACATCAACGCGTTCGAATCCGCAGACACCTACGAGCAGTGGGCCGCAGAAACTGACGGAGAAACCGTCCCGTTTCAACCAGCGGCAGTCGGGACGCTAGTACGGCGGTACGTGGTCCTCGACTAGCCCAGAAGGGATTCGAGGAGATTGTGTTCCGCTCGCTGGAGGTGTTCGGACACCGTCGAATCGTCCACGCCGAGGTCGGCCGCAACCTCCGCCGTTGACGATTTGCGGGGCACGTCGTAATACCCGAGTTCGTACGCGACGTCAAGCACTTCGTGCTGTCGATCCGTCAGTACATCCATGGGCGTCTCCTGGATACGGTAGTCCTGCAGTTTTTCTAAGGTGATATTTTGTCCAGCAGCCTGCAAGTCAGCGAGCATAGCACTGAGTTCCTCCTGTGAGCCAGTCTGCTCGAACGAGAACCCCTGGCTGTGTACCTCGGCCCATTCAGTCCGCGTCATTACGTCAGCATCGACACCGACCCTGTCTAACTGTTCAGCCACGTTCATCTCGACGAGATAGACATGCTTCGATCCCTCGTCCGCTACGCATTCCCACCACTGGATCGTCTTGAGTTCGTCCAGCCGGTGTTCGTCCAGTTGCTCTTCGACGTGGATTCGGGACACGCCGCGCGGCCCCTCGCACGAGAGGATTTCAATGTCGAGTAACCCGGCATCCTGAAAGACCGCGAATCCGTACTCGGCCAGTGTTTCGTGGTCGACGCTGAGTACCGCCTGGCGCATGACGCTAATATTACTGGCACAGCAGAATGAACCCACCGCCCAGTAGACTGGGCATGACTACATACGATTCTACCACTGGTCACTCTAAAACAGTGTTCTATCTACACATCTGCAGACAGCAACTATCACTTGTTGACTGACGTTTCTATTTATGTATCCGGTTCAGGAGATTCCTTACGGACGACCCCCGCAAGCGATTCGAGTTTCGCCGACACCTGCTCGCTTTCTCCTGCGATGCGGGGAAGACAATCGTCGAGGGTCACAATTCCTACTACGTCTCCGTCTTTAGTAATCGGAATCCGTCGTGCAGCCGCGTTTTCCATCTCGCGAAGAACCTTCGGAAACTCCATCTCGTGATCGACAGTCACCGGATCAGCCGTCATGAGATTCTGGGCAGTCACGTCGGCCGCTGTCGACGGGTCTTCGAAGACATTGGCCGCTCCGTCACCGGTCATGAGTTCGACGACGAGATCACGGTCGGTAATAATGCCTTCTAGCTCACCGTTCTCTTCGACAAGAACGCTGCCGACGGACTGATCGAACATTGTCTGTGCAATTTCCTCGACGGTGGCGTCCGGTGCAACGCTGACAACGTCTTCTCTTCCTGTTTCAAGAATTCCCATACGACTCAATAGGAATTGAAATTCCAAAAGCGTTGGTGCTAGAACCCCCATTTAGGGCGTACTTGACATCAATTATCTATGCTTCACCTCGCTAGGAGGCAGATGCGTTATCACCCCTTATTCCGAAAATCTCTAAGTTCTACGTGAGTATTTTATACTAATAGGGCTTAGTCGACCGGCTTCCACTGGTGGCTCGAATTCCGGCACCACTTTTATTCTAATTGTCGTTGTACCATTAGAGGACGAATTATGCCAGCGACGACTGAACCCTGCCCCGACTGTGGGAACGCTGCCGGGCAAATAAAGACCGAAACAGTTCGTAACATGGTCGAACCGTTCGGGAATCAAGATATAGAGGACGACGTTCAGTACCGAATCTGCAAAACTCAGGACTGTCCAGTCGTCTACTTCGCCGACGAACTCGATCAGCAGTTCGAGATTGACGTGATTCGCGAACAACCGAATTTCAAGTTGGATGGTGACGCCGAGCCATACCCGCTGTGTTACTGCTTTGGATACAACAAGGAACACATCCAAGAGGACATCGCGGAGAACGGCGAAACGAACATCGACGACTGGATCACTGAACGCGTCCAGGCCGAGGAGTGTGCCTGTCGATGGAAGAGTCCACTTGGAGGTTGCTGTCTCGGGAACGTGCGAGCGGCGATCACTGAAGCACAGGAGGAACTAGTCTGATGCCGGACGAGTACGATCTTATCGTTCTCGGCGGCGGTATGGCCGGCCTCCCAGTCGCAATGAAATCTGCCTACTCAGGCATGGAGACCGCACTCGTTGAGGAGGACCTGCTCGGCGGGACGTGCCTCAACCGCGGCTGTATTCCGACCAAGACGATGATCCGGAGCGCCGAAGTGGCGAACCTCGCCCACCGTAGCGAGGAGTTCGGCATCGACATCGACGGTACCATCAAGGCCGACATGGACGCCATCGTCCAGCGGAAGGACGACGTCGTCGAGAGCATTCGCGAGGGAGCCTACAACAACGTCGAGGACAACGAGAATCTCACGCTCGTCGAAGACCACGGCGTCTTCGAGTCAGCCCACGAGCTCCGCGTCGGTGACCGGACACTCTCTGCCGACCGGATCGTCATCAACACGGGAGCCCGTCCAGCAAAACCGCCGATCGATGGCCTCGACGAGGTTGAGGTCCAAGATAGTACATCGCTGCTATTTCTCGACGAGGTGCCGGATTCGCTGGTGGTGATTGGCGGGGGGTACGTCGGCACCGAATACGCACAGATGTACAGCCGGTTTGGTGCGGACGTGACCGTCTTTCAGCGTGGTGATCGGGTGCTCCCGCGAGAGGAACCGGCGGTCAGTGACGTGATCGAGGATGTGTTCACGGACGAGGGCATCGACGTTCACACTAATACAGCTGTGACGGCTCTCACATCGGACGGAGACGACATCCTTGTCGAGGCCGACGGACCAGACGGAACCGTCGAGACGACCGCCTCGGACGTCCTGCTCGCCGCGGGACGCCGACCGAACACCGATGGAATCGGTCTCGACGAGGCAGGTGCTAAAACCGACGAGCACGGGTTCGTCGAGACTGACGACAGCTTCGGAACGACTGCTGACGGCGTCTATGCCATCGGCGATGTCAGTGGGCCACCGATGTTCACTCACTCCGCACGCGACGACGCAGACCTGCTGTATCGCCACCTCGCGAAAAACGAAGAGGTCAGCACCGAGGGCCGAACCGTCCCGTGGGCGGTGTTCACCGACCCACAGGTTGGCCACGTCGGACTGACAGAGGAGGAGGCCCGTGACGCCGGCTATGAGGTCGGAGTCGGTCGACAGACCCTCGCTGAGCAGGCCAAGCCGAAGGCGCTCGGCGAAACCGCTGGCTTCATCAAACTCGTCACGGACGCCGAGACGGACGAACTCCTCGGCGCGCACATCGTCGGCGAACAGGGCGCCGAGATCGTCCACGAACTCGTCCTCGCAATCGAACTCGGCGCGACGGCCGAACAGATTGCGAACACGATGCACATCCACCCGACACTCCCAGAGAGCATCAATTCCGCTGCCGGTGGCGTTCATAAACCCTCGTGACAATCTAGATCGACCTATCCGGGAGTACTTCGGTACGCAAGAAGGTTATGTGGCTGATCGGAGTAACATCGTTTTCACCCGACCGACCCCATCGAAATCGCGGAGCCGATACACAAGTTCTCGTATCCGCGCAGCATCGCCGTGACAGAAGACCGTCTCCAAACACCAGTCGCCTTGGTGGGTATGGCTCATTGTCTCGATCACGTCCTGGAACTGGTGCTGGGCAGAATGAAGGTCATGAATCACCTCGTGATGCTGATAATCAAAGGCCAAGACAGCGACCACGTCACCGGATACCTCTTCGAGCTGTGAATGGCCCTCAATATACTCCTGCATTGCTTCACGAATTGCCCGCGAGCGAGAGTCCAACCCCTCAGCCTGCCACGTCTCGTCGAACTCATCGAGAATGTCCTCAGACACGTTCAAACTCGTTCGCATACTCCCCAGTTGGTCCCCCGGCGTCTTGAGCCCTCGATTATTACGGAATTCCCGTTTCAGTCTTAACAATCGCTATACAGCGCGACGATATATGGACTGGTGAATGCTACAGGGCGAGGCGTTTCCACTGTTGGTCGGCGCGATTGCGCTTGGATTCGTGCACGGCATCGAACCCGGACACGGATGGCCGGTCGCTGCGAGCTATGCGCTCGATCAATCCAATAAGTGGCTCTACGGACTCGCCGCCAGCTCCCTCATCGGTATCGGACACCTTATCAGCAGTCTGGCAATGGTCGGCGTGTTCTTCTACGCGAAATCGTACTTCCAGCTGACTCAGGTGAACGAGCCGATCTCGATCCTCGGCGGCATCGCCATTGGCGGCCCGGTGAGCATCGTCGCGGGTATCTTACTCATCGGTCTCGGAATTCGAGAGTACACGCACGGCCACTCTCATAATCACGAGCATGACCACGATCACGAGCACGATGAGCATGCAGAGGGCCAGTCGGCCCAGCACGACCACGCCACGTCTCCGGTGCAGGAACACACTTCGGATGGATTCGTTGCACGGGTGAAAGCTCGGCTTGGAGGAATCGGAGGACATTCTCACGAGCACGGGGCGAAGCCAGCTGATGACGCCGACCGGGGACTGTTCGGAATTGCCTGGTTCGCGTTCGTACTCGGGTTCGCTCACGAGGAGGAGTTCGAAATTATCGGACTCTGCGCTGGCTCAACGTACTGTCTGCAATTGATGACTGCGTATGCGCTGACGGTCATCGTCGGGATCGTCGGGTTGACGATGCTGCTCATCGCTGGCTACCAGGAGTATGAGGAAACGGTCGAAAAGTACACACCGTACCTTCCGCTATTCTCAGCGACCGTCCTCGTCATCATGGGACTCGGATTCATCGTCGGCTTGTTCTAAGTCAGGACGTAGCGCCTCCAGCGTCTCACCCTCTGTTAGGTCGATGAGCGCGCGGTTCAGCAATTCCCGGATGACGAACTCCTCGTAGTGCTGTGTTGCACAGTACTCGCACGGCTTCATCTCCCGTGCAACCGCTTCGATGTCGTCGCCGTGTTCCTCATAGAGCATCTCTACGAGGTTCGTTAGCTCCGCTGTCGCCGTTTCTTGCGCCCCAGCGAGCGTCTCCTCAGCGTCCTCTGGAAGGTCGTAGGAGAAAATGCGGGTGTTCGATTTGTAGTATTTCTGCGTGCCACCGCCAGCTTCCTCCAGTCGCGCTATTTCGACCATCCCCGCGTCCTTCAGGACGTTTACGTGATGGCGCACCGTCGTCTCGGCCTTCTCCTCGCCGCGATGGTCTAGCTCGTCGTGAATCTCCTCGATGGTCATCTCCTTTTCAGCGAGCATATCGATGATCTTCGCTCGTACGTCGTTCTCCAGTGCTTTCGCCTTCTCCGGATCTGTCGTCACAACCTCGCGAATCGGCACGTCAGATTCGAGTAGAGCCATTTTCTTAGGAGTGTATAGACGCACGACGACAGTAAGAGTATCGCCACTCAGCCAGCAGTGATATAATGAATTGAAAACCGCTATAATATTTGTCGTAATGGTTTTTAGCGTCGCGCAGCAAGCTACTACCACGATGGGAACGACACAGAACCAATTCAACGTCGGGGGGATGTCCTGCTCGTTCTGCGCCGAGAGTATCAAGAAGGCATACAACCGGACCGACGGCGTCGAAGACGTCGACGTGAGCCTCGCCCACGAAGAGGTACTCGTCCGCTACGACAACGAGACGCTGAGCGAGGTCGAACTCAAGGATACGCTTCGCGACCTCGGGTACACGATCCGCGACCCGGACAAAGAAAAACGGTTCGAGGAACAGCAGGCAGAGCTCACCAACGGGAAACGTCGACTCCTGCTCGCCGGCGGTGCATCCATCGGTACTGCCGGATTGATGCTGTGGATGATCTTCGTGATGGGGCGGTTCGAATCGACATCGCTCGCGATGAATCTCGTTACCCTCGGCCTCGCACTCGGCACGATGTTCGGCCCTGGCCGCTACATCCTCGAGAAGGCGTACAACAGCCTTCGAAGGCGCATCTTCAACCAGCACGTCCTGCTGGAGGCCGGCGCGTTCGCGGGCCTCTTTGGGGGCTTTCTCGGTCTGTTCGTCTTCCCCGGGTTCCCGACTGTCCACTTCTTCGCCGTCTCCGTCTTCATCACCACCTATCACATCCTCTCAGAATACACCAGTCTCCTCGTCCGAACGCGGGCATCCCAGGCAGTACAGAGCCTCCTCGACCTTCGGCCGGACACCGCCCGTCGCGTCACCGACGACGGTGCTGTCGAAGAACTCGCTATCGACGACCTCGAAGTCGGTGCCCATGTGCGCGTTAAACCCGGCGAGACAATCCCCATCGACGGCGCGGTCGTCGACGGAGAGTCGACGGTCGACGAGTCGGTCGCGACTGGCGAGTCCATCCCCGAGGAGAAACAGTCGGGCGATGAGGTGATCGGTGGGAGCATCAACGAGACCGGGACGCTCCTGGTGGAAGTAACCGCCACCGGCGAGGATGCGTTCCTGAATCAGGTGGCCCGCGAAATCGAGCAAGCGCGCGCGATGAAGCCCGGCATTATCCAGCTCGCCGACCGCGTTCTCAAGTACTTCGTTCCCGGCGTGCTGACGATCGCCGTCCTCTCGTTCCTGTTCTGGATTCTCGTGCCGGCAGTGGTTCCCGGCACGATCCTCGGCACGGGCCCACAGGTACAGACCGGAGCCTTCGCCGCGCTCGCGGTGCTCGTCCTCGGGTATCCGTGTGCGCTCGGCATGGCGACACCGCTGGCCCTGATTCGCGGCGGCGGCAAGGCCGCGAACCGGGGCATCCTGATGCGTAGTAGCGACGCCTTCCAGATTTTCCCGGACGTCGACCACGTCGTCCTCGACAAGACGGGGACCATCACGGTTGGGACGCCCGCAGTCTCCGAGGTCGTGGCACTCGAGAGTGACGAAAGTGAGGTGGTCGCGACGGCGGCAGGCGCGGAGGCGTTCAGCGAACATCCCCTCGCCGACGCCATCCTCGAGTACGCCGACGAACGCGGCGTCGAGTACGCAGATCCCAAATCGTTCGAGTCGGTGACCGGCAAGGGTGTGACGGCGACAGTCGACGGGGATGATGTGCGGGTCGGCAAACCAGACTGGCTTACGACAGAGGGCATCGACCTCTCAGCGGCCACCGACGAGATTGAGCGCCTCCAGCATCGGGGCCTCACTGTATCGGGCATCGCTCGTAATGGTACTCTCGTCGGCCTCGTCGGAATCGGTGACGAGATCAAGGCCGACGCCGCAGCGACAATCGAGCGGATGACCGACGCAGGGATTACCCCGGTAATGATCACCGGAGACAACGAGCGCACCGCCGAGGCGGTCGCGGCTGAGGTAGGTATCGACCAGGTAATGGCCGACGTCCTGCCGAACGAGAAGCGTGACGAGATCGGCCGTCTCCAACACGAAGGGCATCGTGTAGCGATGGTCGGTGACGGGATCAACGATGCGCCTGCCCTCACGCAAGCCGATATTGGGATCGCCATCGGTGCAGGCACCGACATCGCCATCGAGAGCGCGGACATTGTCCTGATGGGCGACCGCCTCGGCGGCGTGATGGATGCCTACGAAATCGGGACGGAAAGCTACCGGAAGACGCGTCAGAACCTGCTAGCGGCGTTCACGTTCAACGGGGTCGGCGTCGCCGCCGCGACGACCGGACTGATCCATCCGGTGTTCGCGATGATCGCGATGGTACTGTCAGTAACGGCCGTCCTCGCCAACAGTTTCGGTGGCCAACTGCTCGCCGGCGAGGGCGTCAACACCGACTTCACCGTTGATGGGGAAAACACAGCAATCGGACAGGAGGATGAGGCAACCGTCTAGGCCGTGACGTCGTAGCCAGCGTCTCGAATCGCTGTATTGAGGTCGTCGTCTGCGGTGTTCTCGTCGACGACGATCTCCACAGAATCTCCCTTGTGGTCGGCCTCGACGCGAGTGACACCCTCGATCGTTTTGAGCGCGTTCTCGACGTTCTGCTCACAGCCGTTGCAGGACATCCCGGTGACCGCAATCGTTTTTCGCTCCATATCTAGGTGCTACACGCTCCGGCGGCAAGACCATTACGGTAACAATGATATCGGTATAATACAGTTAGAAAGGGGGCCGAGAAACGAGTTCTCGTCGTGGAAGGTAACTGAGTTACAAGAAGACCAGGAGTAAGCGCCCACGTTAACCAACACAATCATCGTCTCGTCTGCCGCCGTTGGTTAATAGCAGCCTTCAGAGCGGTTTTTCGCCCCCTGAGAGGGTGCGGGCGGCCAGATGTGGCCGCGCCAGGCCCTACTCATGTCACTTGATATCAGCACTAGCAGCAGCACTGCGCGAGAGATTGCCGCTGCCAGACAAGCCGACGTCGTGGCGTTCCTGCACCGAGTTCCGTTCGCGTTGGACGCCTTGAAGTTCGACTTTCTTCCTGGCTTTCGGGAAGACTGTGGCTATCAGCAGACCCAGTTTCAGCACTTGGACATCCCCGTCGGGATGCTCGATAATGATTTTCGAAATCCCGATCTTGACCGGTACGTCTCCCGATTTTTCGAACACGAGCCCCGAGTTGGTGTGATCGGGGATGCATACGAACCCGACGAGGTCGATGAGTACGTAGCCGCTGCTCGCGAGATCCAGGCGAGCTATCCCGATGCAGAACTCGTTATCGTTCCCAAGTGTCGAGAGGTGATTCACACGATTCCCGACGACCTCATCCTCGGCTATTCGCGCGGGTACGCCGACCGATTGGCCCACGAATTCTCCGAACCGACTGACTGGCGTGGCCAGCGCGTCCACATCCTCGGTGGAAGCCCACCCAAACAACTTGACGTCATCCGGCAACTGACTCGACCGACGCTCACGGACGAACCACCCGCCGACATCGTCGGCCTCGATTGGAACGGCCTGCATCGCGGGGCGCAGTTCGGGGAGTTCTGGACAGCTGATGGCTGGGACGACAGCGGTCGCGACGCTGACCATGTTACAGTTCGCAAGACTGTCCGGCACAGCCTCGGTCGTATTCGGGGGTTCTGGAAGGCACACGGCGTCTGGCCTGAGTCGACGCCGCAGGAGAACGGCATTCACATCGAGTACGAGGGACCGTCACCAAGCGATCTCGACAGTGCTACCTGTACTGAATGTGGCGCAAACGTCTGGATGACCCGGCGCAGCCCCTACATCGCTGAGTACGATACGGGCGAGATCTGTGGCTACTGCAGCTATGATTGCTACTTCGCGCATCGTCATCGGAACAATCTCGAGGAGTTCGCCGGCGAGCAGAGCGTGTACCTCCCGCCCGCGTGACGCCACGAGCAGTTTTTTCGCGCCCGGAGAGGGCGAAGGCTCGATGGAGAGCCTTCACACACAGGTGAACTTCGTGAGTCAACAACAGAGTGCCAACAACATCTCGATCGACGACATTCCAATCGATATTGCAAACACGCAATCAGGGAAGGTCGATTCCGCCGAAGTTCCTGAGGAGATCCGGTCGATCACTCGTAGGCTTGCAAGCG
This genomic interval from Halobacterium zhouii contains the following:
- a CDS encoding ArsR/SmtB family transcription factor; amino-acid sequence: MALLESDVPIREVVTTDPEKAKALENDVRAKIIDMLAEKEMTIEEIHDELDHRGEEKAETTVRHHVNVLKDAGMVEIARLEEAGGGTQKYYKSNTRIFSYDLPEDAEETLAGAQETATAELTNLVEMLYEEHGDDIEAVAREMKPCEYCATQHYEEFVIRELLNRALIDLTEGETLEALRPDLEQADDESESHDDEDGR
- a CDS encoding CopG family ribbon-helix-helix protein is translated as MRTSLNVSEDILDEFDETWQAEGLDSRSRAIREAMQEYIEGHSQLEEVSGDVVAVLAFDYQHHEVIHDLHSAQHQFQDVIETMSHTHQGDWCLETVFCHGDAARIRELVYRLRDFDGVGRVKTMLLRSAT
- a CDS encoding heavy-metal-associated domain-containing protein encodes the protein MERKTIAVTGMSCNGCEQNVENALKTIEGVTRVEADHKGDSVEIVVDENTADDDLNTAIRDAGYDVTA
- a CDS encoding DUF6610 family protein, with the translated sequence MSLDISTSSSTAREIAAARQADVVAFLHRVPFALDALKFDFLPGFREDCGYQQTQFQHLDIPVGMLDNDFRNPDLDRYVSRFFEHEPRVGVIGDAYEPDEVDEYVAAAREIQASYPDAELVIVPKCREVIHTIPDDLILGYSRGYADRLAHEFSEPTDWRGQRVHILGGSPPKQLDVIRQLTRPTLTDEPPADIVGLDWNGLHRGAQFGEFWTADGWDDSGRDADHVTVRKTVRHSLGRIRGFWKAHGVWPESTPQENGIHIEYEGPSPSDLDSATCTECGANVWMTRRSPYIAEYDTGEICGYCSYDCYFAHRHRNNLEEFAGEQSVYLPPA
- a CDS encoding heavy metal translocating P-type ATPase — protein: MGTTQNQFNVGGMSCSFCAESIKKAYNRTDGVEDVDVSLAHEEVLVRYDNETLSEVELKDTLRDLGYTIRDPDKEKRFEEQQAELTNGKRRLLLAGGASIGTAGLMLWMIFVMGRFESTSLAMNLVTLGLALGTMFGPGRYILEKAYNSLRRRIFNQHVLLEAGAFAGLFGGFLGLFVFPGFPTVHFFAVSVFITTYHILSEYTSLLVRTRASQAVQSLLDLRPDTARRVTDDGAVEELAIDDLEVGAHVRVKPGETIPIDGAVVDGESTVDESVATGESIPEEKQSGDEVIGGSINETGTLLVEVTATGEDAFLNQVAREIEQARAMKPGIIQLADRVLKYFVPGVLTIAVLSFLFWILVPAVVPGTILGTGPQVQTGAFAALAVLVLGYPCALGMATPLALIRGGGKAANRGILMRSSDAFQIFPDVDHVVLDKTGTITVGTPAVSEVVALESDESEVVATAAGAEAFSEHPLADAILEYADERGVEYADPKSFESVTGKGVTATVDGDDVRVGKPDWLTTEGIDLSAATDEIERLQHRGLTVSGIARNGTLVGLVGIGDEIKADAAATIERMTDAGITPVMITGDNERTAEAVAAEVGIDQVMADVLPNEKRDEIGRLQHEGHRVAMVGDGINDAPALTQADIGIAIGAGTDIAIESADIVLMGDRLGGVMDAYEIGTESYRKTRQNLLAAFTFNGVGVAAATTGLIHPVFAMIAMVLSVTAVLANSFGGQLLAGEGVNTDFTVDGENTAIGQEDEATV